The following proteins are co-located in the Apium graveolens cultivar Ventura chromosome 5, ASM990537v1, whole genome shotgun sequence genome:
- the LOC141723981 gene encoding uncharacterized protein LOC141723981 isoform X1 yields the protein MQPVRRRFTSLNPQTPPPWNTPPSLHKLRPRSPPPRLLSYLLHSSHTHTPPHTNTAPSCSYCVDPTSKTPYICPICINPSTPIFQDSKPIDLNAARVFLCAAKIVSALMSKAVVEARVKAERKAKAAIMSRNKARIAANVFDCVLAEAMIKEKLLDFNDSKCKQFGTGEKGDKLLLCNKCIRPLLGSVPRGSRFCAECSGQVRDILTPNQTGLPDMDMAVDKELLTEALLRNITPPLYERAIAGQSHKAEPIKKTEKMQSTTKRDSKLKLVGEPEGEVKFGATVAEEDEMTINEEDLDGVNVCRDRTEILLNGGYEDNEEGNVDPDALKKKDSKRRCSPSKEKVGGW from the exons ATGCAGCCGGTGCGACGTCGTTTCACATCACTTAATCCCCAAACTCCCCCACCGTGGAACACTCCACCGTCTCTGCACAAGCTGCGTCCTCGTTCTCCACCGCCACGCCTTCTGTCCTATTTGCTTCACtcttcacacacacacactcccCCACACACAAACACAGCCCCTTCATGCTCTTACTGTGTGGACCCCACCTCTAAAACCCCTTATATTTGTCCCATTTGTATAAACCCTAGCACCCCTATTTTTCAAGATTCGAAGCCAATTGATTTGAATGCAGCTAGGGTTTTTCTTTGTGCTGCTAAGATTGTGTCAGCATTGATGAGTAAGGCGGTGGTTGAGGCCCGGGTTAAGGCGGAGAGGAAAGCTAAGGCTGCGATTATGTCGAGGAATAAAGCTAGGATTGCTGCTAATGTGTTTGATTGTGTTCTGGCCGAGGCGATGATAAAAGAGAAGTTGCTGGATTTTAATGATTCTAAGTGTAAGCAATTTGGGACTGGTGAAAAGGGGGATAAGTTGCTTTTGTGTAACAAATGTATTAGGCCTCTACTTGGTTCTGTTCCGAGAGGCTCCAGGTTTTGTGCTGAGTGCTCGGGCCAAGTTCGGGACA TTCTTACGCCAAACCAGACGGGCCTCCCGGATATGGATATGGCTGTTGATAAGGAATTGTTGACAGAGGCTCTGCTCAGGAACATTACTCCACCTCTCTATGAAAGGGCTATAGCCGGGCAGTCTCATAAGGCCGAACCTATTAAGAAGACAGAGAAAATGCAGAGTACAACAAAGAGGGATTCCAAATTAAAGCTGGTGGGTGAGCCTGAGGGTGAAGTTAAATTTGGAGCAACAGTAGCGGAAGAGGATGAAATGACTATTAATGAAGAAGACCTGGATGGAGTTAATGTTTGTAGAGACCGGACTGAGATTCTATTGAATGGTGGATATGAAGACAATGAAGAGGGGAATGTTGATCCAGACGCTCTGAAGAAAAAGGATAGTAAAAGGCGGTGTTCCCCTTCCAAGGAGAAAGTGGGTGGTTGGTAG
- the LOC141723981 gene encoding uncharacterized protein LOC141723981 isoform X2: MQPVRRRFTSLNPQTPPPWNTPPSLHKLRPRSPPPRLLSYLLHSSHTHTPPHTNTAPSCSYCVDPTSKTPYICPICINPSTPIFQDSKPIDLNAARVFLCAAKIVSALMSKAVVEARVKAERKAKAAIMSRNKARIAANVFDCVLAEAMIKEKLLDFNDSKFLTPNQTGLPDMDMAVDKELLTEALLRNITPPLYERAIAGQSHKAEPIKKTEKMQSTTKRDSKLKLVGEPEGEVKFGATVAEEDEMTINEEDLDGVNVCRDRTEILLNGGYEDNEEGNVDPDALKKKDSKRRCSPSKEKVGGW, translated from the exons ATGCAGCCGGTGCGACGTCGTTTCACATCACTTAATCCCCAAACTCCCCCACCGTGGAACACTCCACCGTCTCTGCACAAGCTGCGTCCTCGTTCTCCACCGCCACGCCTTCTGTCCTATTTGCTTCACtcttcacacacacacactcccCCACACACAAACACAGCCCCTTCATGCTCTTACTGTGTGGACCCCACCTCTAAAACCCCTTATATTTGTCCCATTTGTATAAACCCTAGCACCCCTATTTTTCAAGATTCGAAGCCAATTGATTTGAATGCAGCTAGGGTTTTTCTTTGTGCTGCTAAGATTGTGTCAGCATTGATGAGTAAGGCGGTGGTTGAGGCCCGGGTTAAGGCGGAGAGGAAAGCTAAGGCTGCGATTATGTCGAGGAATAAAGCTAGGATTGCTGCTAATGTGTTTGATTGTGTTCTGGCCGAGGCGATGATAAAAGAGAAGTTGCTGGATTTTAATGATTCTAAGT TTCTTACGCCAAACCAGACGGGCCTCCCGGATATGGATATGGCTGTTGATAAGGAATTGTTGACAGAGGCTCTGCTCAGGAACATTACTCCACCTCTCTATGAAAGGGCTATAGCCGGGCAGTCTCATAAGGCCGAACCTATTAAGAAGACAGAGAAAATGCAGAGTACAACAAAGAGGGATTCCAAATTAAAGCTGGTGGGTGAGCCTGAGGGTGAAGTTAAATTTGGAGCAACAGTAGCGGAAGAGGATGAAATGACTATTAATGAAGAAGACCTGGATGGAGTTAATGTTTGTAGAGACCGGACTGAGATTCTATTGAATGGTGGATATGAAGACAATGAAGAGGGGAATGTTGATCCAGACGCTCTGAAGAAAAAGGATAGTAAAAGGCGGTGTTCCCCTTCCAAGGAGAAAGTGGGTGGTTGGTAG